Genomic segment of Phycisphaerales bacterium AB-hyl4:
CCGTTTAAGGCAGGACAACAATATTCAGTGAGTCGTCCCGGACGCTGAACAAGTTGACGTTGATTCGCCTGAACCTCAAGAGGCGATCCGGCGTCATGCTTTCAGCCCGACCGTCGTGAAATGCCGCATTCGCGGCACCACCGTGCCGAAGGTGAATGCCACGGTAAAAGAATCCGGAATCAAAGGTGTTTCGCGACCACTGGTAAGACTGTCGACCGGAAGCAGCATTGACCGTGTCAACAAAGAACATGAATCGGCTTGCATCCTGCAGTTGCTCAAGTCTGTTCAAGTCAATGGTTCGTAACAAGATGCCTGCACCACTCGGGGTGTAATGATTGACCAGCAGATCCTGCACTTCCTGCTGAACATTCGGGTCGCGAAAGCCGGCATTGTGATGGTGCGGAATGCCGTACGTTTCCCGCATCTGTACGTCGAAATCCTCAGGGGCGCTTTGAAGGATTGACGGGCAATGCATGATGGAGGTTGTGATATAGCCGCCTTCATAGGTCAGCCACGGCCCGGGATGTCCGTGCTCGCTGGCGAAGTGAGGCTTTTGTCTCTGATTGTCTTCCGCGTACATCAACGTGCCAAGCGTCATCTGTCGTAGGTTGCTCATGCAGACCGCGGATTGTGCCGCACCGCGGGCCGCCTGCAACGCTGGCAGTAGAATGGCGATAAGAATCGCAATGATTGATATGACGACGAGAAGCTCGATTAATGTAAACGCCGGCCCCTGTAAACGGCGTAACGTGCAGATGCCAGACATGACAAACTCCTTATAGGTGGTCCCGCAACGCGCACTCACTCCGGTGCGATCGGTCCATGTTCGCATTGAATCGCCGCGAATCACTTTTCAGAGACACACGGCGTATAAGGTTTATGGTCAGGCGACGCGCTTCCGGAACCGGCGACTGGAAAGCAGCAGAAGCCCGCCGGCCCCCATCAGTGCAAGCGAGGCAGGTTCGGGAATGATTTCGTATTGGACGTACTCGCTACGCAGCATACGAGTGCCACCGGTTGTCAGATACTCAACCCACAGTGGGTCGGTGGAGGACCAGGCATTTGCCTGCGTTACGGGTCCGCTGCTTGTGCCAAGGTTCGCATCCCACTCAAGCTGCGTATAGGTGGTGTCGCCGTATTTCTTCACGTACAGCGAAACGACACGGTCGCCGTTGACATTGTCGAAGACAAAGCGAAGCGTGTCAGGATCACCAAAGACATAATCCTCGGTTGTG
This window contains:
- a CDS encoding type II secretion system protein, giving the protein MSGICTLRRLQGPAFTLIELLVVISIIAILIAILLPALQAARGAAQSAVCMSNLRQMTLGTLMYAEDNQRQKPHFASEHGHPGPWLTYEGGYITTSIMHCPSILQSAPEDFDVQMRETYGIPHHHNAGFRDPNVQQEVQDLLVNHYTPSGAGILLRTIDLNRLEQLQDASRFMFFVDTVNAASGRQSYQWSRNTFDSGFFYRGIHLRHGGAANAAFHDGRAESMTPDRLLRFRRINVNLFSVRDDSLNIVVLP